The region ttgggggggggggggggggggacacacgaCATTTATTGTCATATTTTGAAAGCAATCCTAGTTCTATAGTTCGGACTTACTATGTCGTAAtaatgagatactaagtcataattatgaggtACTACGTCATAGGTATGAAATTTCCTAGGTATGCAAACGACAGAAACAATTTAATACCCACCCATCTTAACTTTAGCAACATTGTTTTTCTAAAATCCTAAACGAGtggtttaaaaaataaaaaatcaataaaaatactTGCATCTTGCTCATTTTTGCTAGTCCTTCCGGTACACTAGATTTACGTAGGAATGTGCATACGCAGCGTGCTAGACATCGTTTAACTGACCAGGTGCATTAAGCGGAAGACCACTGTCCAGCCGATTGGGCTTAGTAGCGATGAAGAGGTAGCAGAGGACACAGAGAGTGACGAGGAAGGCCAACAGGACTACGGCAGCTATAGACAGACCCACCAGCGCCCCAACACTGAGAGGGACAGAGTCAGGGAGAGAAAGCAGGAAAGAGAAATGTAAAAGGTGAGGAATAGATCAAAttggacagggggaagaagggaGATCGGAGGTGACGATATAATGACTCCCAGGAGGTTTTCCCTAATGGCTCCCTATAGGGACTCTTACATTGACGGACTTTATTATACACACCACAGTGAAACTGTAGCTTGTTAATTAAAATACGGTGATAAATAGGTGGGGGAAACTGCACAACATGTCAAATGTGAATCTAATAATCACAGTAAGGTTACGTTAGATTCAGAGCAGAAATTATGGATATTAATGGTCCTTTGTTTAACTATACTGCAGCATACTGTACAGGCATCTCATTAtgtcaacaaacaaaacaaatcagaAGCTTTTATGACTTGCCTTATGAAAATACCCTTACACACAGGATGGAGCTTAAATCATAAACTCACCTACTTTGAATTTTTTCTTTAGATCTTCATAATGTTGGACcgaaaaaaacccaaaacccGCATCTATAAAACTATATATGACAACGAATCTGGCTGACAATCGTGGTGTTTCTTGAATTCTACAGACATCACCAGTTCCTTACCTTAACCACCACATATATCCGTACTCGTATGGGAAAAAGCTGTTCGGGTCGTCACAGCAATACTTAATGTCGTTAAATCCACAGCAGAACACAGCACGTTCATCACTCCCCGGTTTTGGACAGGTGAAAGCATTGACCAACACATTCTCCGCATTGTAGTAACTTGAACACACCGCACTCATACTCGTACAATAGACCTTGCCCGTTAATTTAAAATACTTTTAATAGTTGTCTTGTTGATCCAGACAAATGTTATTACAGAGTCTTTGTTTAAAGTTAAAATTCGGTAATGTGAAGTTGCAGGGAAACTTTGCGCCTAGCTAACTCGCACACGTTGCTACATCTCATCTCCGCGCTCTTCTCGCTGTGGACTGCACGACAGAATGAGACGGAGAAGCCCAACAACGCCGCGGCAGACTCCCGTTAGCCAACCCCTAAAAAGTCGTTCCACTGTATTTTTGCTGCCATTTTTCACGTGGGGAAGTGCACTGATATTGCACGTAAAACCTTAGATTTGCATATTATTCTTCAGTTGGCTTTACGCTGGAAAACAATGGTGATGGTGTCTGGGTTTCTGTACACAGCAGATAATGAATATTGGCAGTGCAAATTGGTCATACACGGCGCATACACTTCAGCAGTAATAAACTTTTTTGTGTCTGTCATCACTACATTTTAACGAAGACCTGAAGAATTTAACTGATCAGTAAAAAAGTCTCACTTCGAGAGGTTTAGGGATGCTCGTTTATTTAAAGATCTACTTTTAAAAGATCTACTGAGCGTCATGCTGAATATCCCAGCGAGTTCGGTCCGAGCGTTTCCCACTTCACATTCAGTCAGACTGTTGACAAaccacacagagagagataatGACCATAATCACATATGCGCCCACTATTTGCCCATACATCCATATAtgtttattagtattattaaatCCTTTATATCTGATATGCTGATTATTTTTACCCTACTGCTCTTTTTTTAATTTGAAGTGTTAAAAATGGTCTGAATCGTGAATTGACTTTTAAAGTTAAGAAGTGCCATGGTTCAACCCAATTTCTTTGTTAGTTAAAACAAGACACAGTTCACACAGTGTGTAGTGTAGCGTAAAATACAAATGTTATATCTGTTATGTTTGGCTCTTAGATCAATCCTGAATGGCCTGACCTGGTCTTGCTCCACCTCCAGTCCTGGATGATTTTTAGACAGACGCCTCTTGTCCTGGACGTTTCCTGGATGTTTCCTTGACAGACAGCCTCCTTCTCCTGATCCCCCAATAGCTTTTAATTTTTGTCCCCATCATTGTGACTATACACATTCCTGTTATTATTTTTGTTCCAGTCTCTGTCTCTGAAAGGGTGTGTGTCCCTGTACCAGTGTCTGTTTTCAACCACATCCCTGTAACTGTCATTGTTCCTTCTCTATCTGAAGTCCAGCCCCCATGTTTGGTCTTTCATTCTATTCCGGGTCCAGTCCCCTATCATGGTCAGGTCTGGTCCTGTGAGATCTCCTGTTAGTCATGTCCAGAACCACAGAGCCATGCCCGTGATATCCCTGTTCAGTCACCTGTTTCATGTcttcagtggcggacttagcaatttgggggctcaaggcaaatttagctagggggcccatcaacattaatatgcgagaaataagttcaggttcacactacacgattttaggctggtttttcagtcgccgactgttttttgtagatcgccgacagaaactgtggtcggaggcaaatcggcgatcactcggcgctcgttcagtcgtgtagtgtgaactgctgaaagacgctcgccgagccgtcgccgagtggtcgctgactcatcgcagacgaccggcagatatcatgcatgtttaatatctagcagtcggcgactgagagtcagagagaaccacggcaccgctgaagatatctctgcaCATGTAGcctacattgtttttttcttctacgtggtgttgctggttctcgcgagagtttcgttttcgtgttctcgtgtttttggacggcagccagatgagtcggcgattccccagtcgtttaattcgtgagcccgcgtcgccgatcagtcatgtagtgtgaaagccacaactgaaagactcgcgattacagcaaaaccagtcgtgtagtgcgaacggcacaaaaacctgacgactgaaaagtcgtgtagtgtgaacctggcttaatcagggggcccctacagtgggttgcagtgggaggggcccaaggcagttgcctagccacgcctctatgcaaagaccgcctctgcatgTCTTGTTCAGTTTCCTCATTCCATTTCCTCTTCAGTTCAACATTCTGTCAGGTGTCTGCCAAGTTATGTACCCAGTCCTCTTACACACCTCAAGGACTGTTCATTAACGGCGGATTCTGTCACATCTTAGCCCACCTTGCCTTTGTTTCCAACTGTTTGTATTCCTTGTTTGTCTTCCCTTGGTTTTTCCTTCTCCTTTGTTTTTCTCTGCCATGTGCTTTTGGTTTCTGTATTGGGGCTTCCTGTGCTCTGCCCTATCACCAGTGTCAGCTCTGTTACACTTCCCATGTGTAACTTGTCCAAGGTGTCTCCACTTagtgttctgtgtatatatctgtgtatatataccctTCAGTTTCCAGCAGTCCTTATGTTCATTGGActgctttgtgtttttttttttgtttagatTATGTTCTCTTCTTGTTCCCCTCTGCTAAAAGTTTGTGTTTTGCTTCTCTCATTATTTTCATTCCATTCTAAGTTTCTTTATAATCCACGGATCCCAATACAACTGATCCTCGTTTGCATCCAACATTATTGATCCACATGTTTCAATATCCTTTACTGCATACATGATCAAGCACGTGATCAACTCTTGAAAACAAATAATGCAGTCTATTAGATCTGATGAAAGTGTGTAGTGAACACAGGCGAAATCCCTGCACAGATAGTGTTTGATTAAATTATATTGAGCAATTACTGGGGAAAGTCACCATCATTATATGGGATTATAAATGATGGAATTTTTATGTCGTCCCTATTAACGACTCTACGGGACACACAAATAAGACACAGAAGAAAGCAAAGCAAGGGAAATTTCAGCAATTAGTCAAAATTTAAGTGTCAGAATGAGGGTGTTACAGATGGCAAATTAAAAGCAGGCTAGGCAAAACAACACTGAGTGAGACCAGTAATTATTCAAACTTGTATCAGTTTGCAGGTTTGTTAATTTCCCAAGTTGTTGCAAGCAATAACTCCTTTGAAGTCCTATGCTTGTTAGGGCTTCTTTCCACAGAGACACTGTGGGCGCACACACATCCTGGCCTGGTAACTATTCTCACAGATGTTTTTGTGT is a window of Brachyhypopomus gauderio isolate BG-103 chromosome 14, BGAUD_0.2, whole genome shotgun sequence DNA encoding:
- the LOC143475246 gene encoding protein shisa-like-2A isoform X2, with the protein product MSAVCSSYYNAENVLVNAFTCPKPGSDERAVFCCGFNDIKYCCDDPNSFFPYEYGYMWWLSVGALVGLSIAAVVLLAFLVTLCVLCYLFIATKPNRLDSGLPLNAPGSEPSPEPSNAAGPQGFRKHFLSSKLDCAAQPGDPERLFQRCFMGTGSTANTEKPS